The Streptomyces phaeolivaceus genome has a window encoding:
- a CDS encoding glycoside hydrolase family 43 protein, with protein sequence MTTSVSAPAFSADRGDGTYRNPILDADWSDPDVLRVGDDFYLTASSFGRAPGLPLLHSRDLVNWTLVGHALPLLEPAAEFRVPRHDCGVWAPSLRHFDDRFWIFWGDPDHGIYQINSPQIRGPWTRPYLVEAGKGLIDPCPLWDEETGEAYLVHAWAKSRSGVKNRLTGHRMRPDGTGLLDEGKVVVDADRLPGWFTLEGPKLYRHDGWYWIFAPAGGVETGWQGVFRSREFFGPYEERIVLEQKDTDVNGPHQGGWVRTAAGEDWFVHFQQRGAYGRVVHLQPMRWGDGGGWPVLGDEGAPVTVHRKPELPPQPPAAPATDDDFPGGRFGRQWQWTANPQNGWATQHSGDGLRLTCVRSVHAHDLRKLANVLTQRLPGTPAVIEVELALGSEDPGARAGLAVLGDAFRWIGLQRGADGTAHLVHRFAETVADRERDADHPRPAPGGRARLRIETSTGARCRFSYDVGEGWEPSGQVFAATPWRWVGALLGLFAVAPTGGGHAGAAMFTRFRITRS encoded by the coding sequence GTGACCACCTCGGTGAGCGCGCCCGCCTTCTCCGCCGACCGGGGCGACGGCACGTACCGCAATCCGATCCTCGACGCCGACTGGTCCGACCCCGATGTCCTGCGCGTGGGCGACGACTTCTACCTGACCGCCTCCAGCTTCGGCCGGGCCCCGGGCCTTCCCCTCCTCCACTCCCGGGACCTGGTCAACTGGACACTCGTCGGCCACGCCCTCCCACTCCTCGAACCGGCCGCCGAGTTCAGGGTCCCGCGCCACGACTGCGGGGTGTGGGCGCCCTCGCTCCGCCACTTCGACGACCGGTTCTGGATCTTCTGGGGCGACCCCGACCACGGGATCTACCAGATCAACTCCCCGCAGATCAGGGGCCCTTGGACCCGCCCGTACCTGGTCGAGGCGGGCAAGGGACTCATCGACCCCTGCCCGCTGTGGGACGAGGAGACCGGTGAGGCGTACCTCGTGCACGCCTGGGCCAAGTCCCGCTCCGGCGTCAAGAACCGGCTCACCGGGCACCGGATGCGGCCCGACGGCACCGGACTGCTGGACGAGGGCAAGGTCGTCGTGGACGCGGACCGGCTCCCCGGCTGGTTCACCCTGGAGGGGCCCAAGCTCTACCGCCACGACGGCTGGTACTGGATCTTCGCCCCCGCCGGGGGAGTGGAGACCGGCTGGCAGGGCGTCTTCCGCTCCCGCGAGTTCTTCGGCCCGTACGAGGAGCGGATCGTCCTGGAGCAGAAGGACACCGACGTCAACGGGCCGCACCAGGGCGGCTGGGTGCGCACGGCGGCCGGCGAGGACTGGTTCGTGCACTTCCAGCAGCGCGGCGCGTACGGCAGGGTCGTCCATCTCCAGCCGATGCGGTGGGGCGACGGAGGAGGCTGGCCGGTGCTCGGGGACGAGGGCGCCCCCGTGACCGTCCACCGCAAGCCGGAGCTGCCGCCGCAGCCGCCGGCCGCGCCCGCCACCGACGACGATTTCCCCGGCGGCCGGTTCGGACGCCAGTGGCAGTGGACCGCCAACCCGCAGAACGGCTGGGCCACCCAGCACTCCGGGGACGGGCTGCGGCTCACCTGCGTACGCTCCGTGCACGCGCACGACCTGCGGAAACTGGCGAATGTGCTCACCCAGCGGCTGCCGGGGACCCCGGCCGTGATCGAGGTGGAGCTGGCTCTCGGCAGCGAGGATCCGGGGGCGCGGGCCGGGCTCGCCGTGCTCGGGGACGCGTTCCGCTGGATCGGGCTCCAGCGGGGTGCCGACGGGACCGCGCACCTCGTCCACCGGTTCGCCGAGACGGTCGCCGACCGGGAACGGGACGCCGACCATCCGCGCCCGGCGCCCGGCGGGCGGGCCCGGCTGCGGATCGAGACCTCGACCGGGGCGCGCTGCCGCTTCTCCTACGACGTGGGGGAGGGGTGGGAGCCCTCGGGACAGGTCTTCGCCGCCACCCCCTGGCGCTGGGTCGGCGCCCTGCTCGGCCTCTTCGCGGTCGCGCCCACCGGTGGCGGACACGCCGGGGCGGCCATGTTCACGCGATTCCGCATCACTCGCTCGTAG
- a CDS encoding DUF6807 domain-containing protein: MTDESLVLRVAGRPVGRYLTRPELPVRLSPRPCLHPVTTLSGTAVTELSPADHLHHLGVGVAVPDVEGHNFWGGRTHVRDQGPTELDNHGSQRHTAFQLRDPDGFVEELRWVASGTELLRERRTVAATELTDTAWALDFTFSLTNITRAPVSIGSPATNGRPGAAYGGFFWRARKEAAAPRVFTADAEGEAEVHGRPADWLALAGGTWTLVFAGATQTTRRDPWFVRADEYPGVGSSLAATDRLPVEPGGTVVRRVVTVVADGTLDRGEAAALVRKAVSP, from the coding sequence ATGACCGACGAGTCCCTCGTCCTGCGCGTGGCGGGCCGTCCGGTGGGCCGCTATCTCACCCGGCCCGAACTGCCGGTCCGGCTCTCCCCGCGCCCCTGTCTCCACCCCGTCACCACCCTGTCCGGTACGGCGGTCACCGAACTGAGCCCCGCCGACCACCTCCACCACCTCGGCGTCGGTGTCGCCGTTCCCGATGTCGAGGGGCACAACTTCTGGGGCGGGCGTACCCACGTCCGCGATCAGGGCCCGACCGAGCTGGACAACCACGGCTCCCAGCGCCACACCGCCTTCCAACTGCGCGACCCCGACGGCTTCGTCGAGGAACTGCGCTGGGTGGCGTCCGGCACCGAGTTACTGCGCGAGCGCCGTACCGTCGCGGCCACCGAACTCACCGACACCGCTTGGGCGTTGGACTTCACCTTCTCCCTCACCAACATCACCCGTGCCCCGGTGTCGATCGGCAGCCCCGCCACCAACGGCCGCCCCGGCGCCGCGTACGGCGGTTTCTTCTGGCGGGCCCGCAAGGAGGCCGCGGCACCCCGGGTCTTCACCGCCGACGCGGAGGGCGAGGCCGAGGTCCACGGCCGCCCCGCCGACTGGCTCGCGCTGGCCGGCGGCACCTGGACACTCGTCTTCGCCGGGGCCACGCAGACCACCCGCCGCGACCCGTGGTTCGTCCGCGCCGACGAGTACCCGGGCGTCGGCTCCTCCCTCGCCGCCACGGACCGCCTCCCGGTCGAGCCGGGCGGAACCGTCGTACGCCGGGTCGTCACCGTCGTCGCCGACGGCACCCTCGACCGGGGCGAGGCGGCGGCACTCGTACGGAAGGCGGTGAGCCCGTGA
- a CDS encoding Gfo/Idh/MocA family protein translates to MNTAKHETTAKHETTAKHETTATHSTPVDTPLPLVLAGARGHGRWHLENIRRLADKGIVRLAGICELTPLGADEIPDGLGTPEQSADFGALLDSTGAAIAVICTPIPTHTDLALTAAERGVHVLLEKPPAPSYAEFRRMADGVAAAGTVCQIGFQSLGSHAVPAIRKMVAEGLIGEVTGIGGAGAWARAEAYYRRAPWAGKRRLNGVDVIDGVLTNPLAHAVATGLALADAGRAEDVAGIETELLRANDIESDDTSCVRVTTADGGRITVAVTLCAEHPGEPYNVVHGTSGRITYWYKQDRVLVQRAGHGPEEIEYGRTDLLENLVDHLVDGTDLLVPPDVTGAFMKVVEAIRTAPDPVALPTEAWHHLPEEDRRIVDGIDSLVTAAADTLALYSELGAPWALPDAPAKEVST, encoded by the coding sequence ATGAACACCGCCAAGCACGAGACCACCGCCAAGCACGAGACCACCGCCAAGCACGAGACCACCGCCACGCACAGCACCCCTGTCGACACTCCGCTTCCGCTCGTCCTCGCGGGCGCCCGGGGCCACGGCCGCTGGCATCTGGAGAACATCCGGCGGCTGGCGGACAAGGGGATCGTCCGGCTCGCCGGGATCTGCGAGCTGACCCCGCTGGGCGCGGACGAGATCCCGGACGGCCTCGGCACACCCGAGCAGTCCGCCGACTTCGGGGCACTCCTCGACTCGACGGGCGCCGCGATCGCGGTCATCTGCACCCCGATCCCCACCCACACCGACCTCGCGCTGACGGCGGCCGAGCGGGGCGTCCACGTCCTGCTGGAGAAGCCGCCGGCCCCGTCGTACGCGGAGTTCCGCCGGATGGCCGACGGGGTCGCGGCGGCCGGGACGGTCTGTCAGATCGGCTTCCAGTCGCTGGGCTCGCACGCCGTTCCCGCGATCCGGAAGATGGTCGCGGAGGGGCTGATCGGTGAGGTCACCGGTATCGGCGGCGCCGGGGCCTGGGCCCGCGCCGAGGCGTACTACCGGCGTGCGCCCTGGGCGGGCAAGCGCCGCCTGAACGGCGTGGACGTGATCGACGGGGTGCTCACCAACCCCCTCGCGCACGCCGTCGCCACCGGGCTGGCGCTCGCCGACGCGGGCCGCGCCGAGGACGTCGCCGGCATCGAGACCGAACTGCTGCGCGCCAACGACATCGAGTCCGACGACACCTCCTGCGTCCGTGTCACCACCGCCGACGGCGGCCGGATCACCGTCGCCGTCACCCTGTGCGCCGAGCACCCGGGCGAGCCGTACAACGTCGTGCACGGCACCAGCGGCCGGATCACCTACTGGTACAAGCAGGACCGCGTGCTCGTCCAGCGGGCCGGACACGGTCCCGAGGAGATCGAGTACGGCCGCACAGACCTGTTGGAGAACCTCGTCGACCACCTCGTCGACGGCACCGACCTGCTGGTCCCGCCGGACGTGACCGGCGCGTTCATGAAGGTCGTCGAGGCGATCCGCACCGCCCCCGACCCGGTCGCGCTCCCGACCGAGGCCTGGCACCACCTGCCCGAGGAGGACCGCCGGATCGTCGACGGCATCGACTCCCTGGTCACGGCCGCCGCCGACACCCTCGCCCTCTACTCCGAGCTGGGCGCCCCCTGGGCGCTCCCCGATGCCCCAGCGAAAGAGGTGAGCACGTGA
- a CDS encoding pectate lyase family protein, translating into MRRLQPALALGLLGALLSTPADAGTRDISRDTLATDDGWAAADGGTTGGSTADDAHVLTVRTRGELVRALDGGSATPKIIRIAGTIDANTSDDGDRLDCADYATDGYDLKAYLAAYDPRTWGSAKPSGPQEEARQASAARQAERIELPVGSNTTIVGLEDAVLKGASLQLKGVDNVIVRNLELRDAYDCFPVWQPNTGGLGDWKTAYDNIWVRGASHVWIDHVTLSDKGHPDADEPTHFGRNHLRHDGLLDITNAADLVTVSWSRFLDHDKGILIGNGDTATGDRGKLRVTLHHNQFENVVQRAPRVRFGQVHLYNNRYVVPADAHDHRYSLGVSTESAVYAENNAFTTPGHVEVADLVKSWNGTALHQTGTLFNGYPMDLLAIHNAYNSGSERDLTADVGWTPTLHQKIDSAGKADREVARGAGAGRIR; encoded by the coding sequence ATGAGAAGACTCCAACCGGCGCTCGCGCTGGGGCTGTTGGGCGCCCTGCTCAGCACCCCGGCCGACGCCGGGACCCGTGACATCAGCCGGGACACGCTCGCGACGGACGACGGCTGGGCGGCGGCCGACGGTGGTACCACGGGGGGTTCCACCGCCGACGACGCCCATGTCCTCACCGTACGCACCCGCGGCGAGCTGGTCCGCGCGCTCGACGGCGGCAGCGCCACCCCGAAGATCATCCGGATCGCGGGGACCATCGACGCCAACACGTCCGACGACGGCGACAGGCTCGACTGCGCCGACTACGCGACCGACGGCTACGACCTCAAGGCGTACCTGGCCGCCTACGACCCGCGCACCTGGGGCTCCGCCAAGCCCAGCGGCCCCCAGGAGGAGGCCCGCCAGGCGTCGGCGGCCCGCCAGGCCGAGCGGATCGAACTGCCGGTCGGCTCCAACACCACCATCGTCGGCCTTGAGGATGCCGTCCTCAAGGGCGCCAGCCTCCAGCTCAAGGGCGTCGACAACGTCATCGTCCGCAACCTCGAACTCCGCGACGCCTACGACTGCTTCCCCGTCTGGCAGCCCAACACCGGTGGCCTCGGCGACTGGAAGACGGCGTACGACAACATCTGGGTGCGCGGCGCCAGTCACGTCTGGATCGACCACGTCACCCTCTCCGACAAGGGCCACCCGGACGCGGACGAGCCGACCCACTTCGGCCGCAACCACCTCCGCCACGACGGTCTGCTCGACATCACCAACGCCGCCGACCTGGTCACCGTCTCCTGGTCCCGCTTCCTCGACCACGACAAGGGCATCCTGATCGGCAACGGGGACACCGCCACCGGTGACCGGGGCAAGCTGCGGGTGACGCTGCACCACAACCAGTTCGAGAACGTGGTGCAGCGCGCGCCGCGCGTCCGCTTCGGGCAGGTGCACCTCTACAACAACCGGTACGTCGTCCCGGCCGACGCCCACGACCACCGGTACTCCCTCGGTGTCTCCACCGAGTCGGCGGTGTACGCGGAGAACAACGCGTTCACCACGCCCGGCCATGTCGAGGTCGCCGACCTGGTGAAGAGCTGGAACGGCACCGCGCTGCACCAGACGGGCACCCTCTTCAACGGCTATCCGATGGATCTGCTCGCCATTCACAACGCCTACAACTCCGGCAGTGAGCGTGACCTCACGGCCGACGTGGGCTGGACGCCTACCCTGCACCAAAAGATCGACAGCGCCGGGAAGGCCGACCGAGAGGTGGCACGCGGCGCGGGCGCAGGGAGGATCCGATGA
- a CDS encoding carbohydrate ABC transporter permease yields MITQDAEKVAPVRPAPVAEEPPRRPGKVRRAWDEVPRRHIYLPLSIYLVFTLVPFYWILLFALRKPGSTSLVPWPMTFEHFEKVWNERSFGVYFQNSVLVGVVTLLMTTLVALAGGYALARFDFKIKRGFMLALLCSQFVPGALLLVPLFQIFAELRMINSLGSVILAETVFQLPLSIILISNFIKNVPYSLEEAAWVDGCNRFTAFRVVVLPLLRPGLIAVGSFAFVHSWNHFLFALMFLSNQDKQTIPVGLNTLLSADSVDLGALAAGGIIAAVPVVIVFAFIQKWLITGFSAGAVKG; encoded by the coding sequence GTGATCACCCAGGACGCCGAGAAGGTCGCCCCCGTGCGGCCCGCGCCCGTGGCCGAGGAGCCCCCGCGGCGACCGGGCAAGGTCCGCCGCGCCTGGGACGAGGTCCCGCGCCGGCACATCTACCTGCCCCTGTCGATCTATCTGGTCTTCACCCTCGTCCCCTTCTACTGGATCCTGCTCTTCGCGCTCCGCAAGCCCGGCTCGACCTCGCTCGTGCCCTGGCCCATGACCTTCGAGCACTTCGAGAAGGTGTGGAACGAGCGCAGCTTCGGGGTCTACTTCCAGAACAGCGTGCTCGTCGGAGTCGTCACCCTGCTGATGACCACGCTCGTCGCCCTGGCCGGCGGCTACGCCCTCGCCCGCTTCGACTTCAAGATCAAGCGCGGGTTCATGCTGGCGCTGCTCTGCTCCCAGTTCGTGCCGGGCGCGCTGCTCCTGGTCCCGCTGTTCCAGATCTTCGCCGAGCTGCGGATGATCAACTCGCTGGGCAGTGTCATCCTCGCCGAGACGGTCTTCCAGCTGCCGCTGTCGATCATCCTGATCAGCAACTTCATCAAGAACGTGCCGTACTCGCTGGAGGAAGCGGCCTGGGTGGACGGCTGCAACCGGTTCACCGCGTTCCGGGTGGTCGTGCTGCCGCTGCTGCGGCCCGGTCTGATCGCCGTCGGCTCCTTCGCCTTCGTGCACTCCTGGAACCACTTCCTGTTCGCCCTGATGTTCCTCAGCAACCAGGACAAGCAGACCATCCCGGTCGGCCTCAACACCCTGCTCAGCGCGGACAGCGTCGACCTGGGCGCGCTGGCGGCCGGCGGCATCATCGCCGCCGTCCCGGTGGTCATCGTCTTCGCCTTCATCCAGAAGTGGCTGATCACCGGCTTCAGTGCGGGGGCGGTGAAGGGATGA
- a CDS encoding carbohydrate ABC transporter permease, which yields MAQAAAVAKPPAPPRRSRARSRARRTSATPRRLPYLLIAPAALLMLGFIAYPVISVFYYSLQHYNPTKPWRNGFAGFDNFVHAFTEDPIFWDTLVFSAKWVIVEVSLQLLFGLALALIVNQTFVGRSLGRALVFSPWAVSGVLTSAIWVLLYNSQTGITRYLADMGIGEYGTSWLSDTSTVFSAAIVADLWRGVPFFAILILADLQSISKDLYEAAEVDGASRVRQFLHITLPHLKDAIILSTLLRAVWEFNNVDLLYTLTGGGPAGETTTLPLYIANTSVDAHNFGYASALTTVAFVILLFCSMVYLRLSKFGGESK from the coding sequence ATGGCCCAAGCCGCAGCCGTGGCGAAACCGCCCGCGCCACCCCGGCGGAGCCGTGCGCGGAGCCGTGCGCGCCGTACCTCGGCGACCCCGCGCAGGCTGCCGTACCTGCTGATCGCCCCGGCCGCCCTGCTCATGCTGGGCTTCATCGCCTACCCGGTCATCAGCGTCTTCTACTACAGCCTGCAGCACTACAACCCCACCAAACCCTGGCGGAACGGCTTCGCCGGCTTCGACAACTTCGTCCACGCCTTCACCGAGGACCCCATCTTCTGGGACACCCTCGTCTTCAGCGCCAAGTGGGTGATCGTCGAGGTCTCGCTGCAACTGCTGTTCGGTCTGGCGCTCGCGCTGATCGTCAACCAGACGTTCGTCGGCCGGTCCCTCGGCCGCGCGCTGGTCTTCTCGCCCTGGGCCGTCTCCGGCGTCCTGACCTCCGCGATCTGGGTGCTCCTCTACAACTCCCAGACAGGCATCACCCGTTACCTCGCGGACATGGGCATCGGCGAGTACGGCACCAGCTGGCTCTCCGACACCTCCACCGTCTTCTCGGCGGCGATCGTCGCCGACCTGTGGCGCGGTGTCCCCTTCTTCGCCATCCTCATCCTCGCCGACCTCCAGTCCATCTCGAAGGACCTGTACGAGGCCGCCGAGGTCGACGGCGCCAGCCGCGTCCGGCAGTTCCTGCACATCACGCTGCCGCACCTGAAGGACGCGATCATCCTCTCCACGCTGCTGCGGGCCGTGTGGGAGTTCAACAACGTCGACCTCCTCTACACCCTGACCGGCGGCGGCCCTGCGGGGGAGACCACGACGCTCCCCCTCTACATCGCCAACACCTCCGTCGACGCCCACAACTTCGGCTACGCGTCCGCCCTGACCACGGTCGCGTTCGTGATCCTGCTCTTCTGCTCGATGGTCTATCTGCGGCTGAGCAAGTTCGGAGGCGAGTCCAAGTGA
- the araD gene encoding L-arabinonate dehydratase: MSRPVDRKKPEDLRSHQWYGSGVSSGLRSFSHRARTRQLGYLPEEHLGKPVIAILNTWSDINPCHVHLRDRAQAVKRGVWQAGGFPLEFPVSTLSETFQKPTPMLYRNMLAMETEELLRSYPVDGAVLMGGCDKSTPALLMGAASVDLPTVFVPAGPMLPGHWRNEILGSGTDMWKYWDDKRAGLIGDCEMTELESGLARSPGHCMTMGTASTLTAAAEALGVTVPGASSIPAVDSGHDRMAAAAGLRIVELVHRDRKLSDILTADAFEDAVTTVLGLGGSTNAVIHLIAMAGRAGVKLTLDDFDRIARTVPVLANVRPGGQRYLMEDFHFAGGLPGFLSRITDLLHLDRPTVSHDTMREQLDGAQVHNDDVIRTRDNPVATEGGVAVLRGNLCPDGAVIKHISAEPHLLEHTGPAVVFDDYRTMQRTINDPSLGITADTVLVLRNSGPKGGPGMPEYGMLPIPDHLLKQGVRDMVRISDARMSGTSYGACALHVAPESYIGGPLALVRTGDSITLDVEARTLRLNVDDEELERRRADWTPPPTRYERGYGALYNDQITQADTGCDFEFLARPGKVPDPYAG; this comes from the coding sequence ATGAGCAGGCCCGTCGACAGGAAGAAGCCCGAGGATCTCCGCAGCCACCAGTGGTACGGCAGCGGTGTCTCGTCGGGGCTGCGCTCCTTCAGCCACCGGGCCCGCACCCGTCAGCTCGGCTATCTCCCCGAGGAGCATCTCGGCAAGCCGGTCATCGCGATCCTCAACACCTGGTCGGACATCAATCCCTGTCATGTGCACCTCCGGGACCGCGCGCAGGCGGTCAAGCGGGGTGTGTGGCAGGCGGGCGGTTTCCCGCTGGAGTTCCCGGTCTCGACCCTCTCCGAGACCTTCCAGAAGCCGACCCCCATGCTCTACCGCAACATGCTCGCGATGGAGACCGAGGAGCTGCTGCGCTCGTACCCGGTCGACGGGGCCGTCCTGATGGGCGGCTGCGACAAGTCGACCCCGGCGCTGCTGATGGGCGCGGCGAGTGTCGATCTCCCCACCGTCTTCGTGCCCGCCGGGCCGATGCTGCCGGGCCACTGGCGCAACGAGATCCTCGGCTCCGGCACCGACATGTGGAAGTACTGGGACGACAAGCGCGCCGGGCTCATCGGCGACTGCGAGATGACCGAACTGGAGTCCGGTCTCGCTCGTTCGCCGGGCCACTGCATGACGATGGGCACGGCCTCCACGCTCACCGCCGCCGCCGAGGCCCTCGGCGTCACGGTCCCCGGCGCGTCCAGCATCCCGGCCGTCGACTCGGGCCACGACCGCATGGCGGCAGCCGCCGGGCTCCGGATCGTCGAACTGGTCCACCGGGACCGGAAGTTGAGCGACATCCTCACCGCCGACGCATTCGAGGACGCCGTCACCACCGTCCTCGGACTCGGCGGCTCCACCAACGCGGTCATCCATCTCATCGCCATGGCCGGCCGCGCGGGCGTCAAGCTCACCCTGGACGACTTCGACCGCATCGCCCGTACGGTCCCGGTGCTGGCCAACGTCCGGCCCGGCGGTCAGCGGTACCTGATGGAGGACTTCCACTTCGCGGGCGGCCTCCCCGGCTTCCTCTCCCGGATCACCGACCTGCTCCACCTGGACCGGCCGACCGTCTCGCACGACACGATGCGTGAGCAGCTCGACGGGGCGCAGGTGCACAACGACGACGTGATCCGGACCCGGGACAACCCGGTCGCCACCGAGGGCGGGGTCGCCGTGCTGCGCGGCAACCTCTGCCCGGACGGCGCGGTCATCAAGCACATCTCCGCCGAGCCCCACCTGCTCGAACACACCGGCCCGGCGGTCGTCTTCGACGACTACCGGACCATGCAGCGGACCATCAACGACCCGTCCCTCGGCATCACCGCCGACACCGTCCTGGTGCTGCGCAACTCCGGGCCCAAGGGCGGACCGGGTATGCCCGAGTACGGGATGCTGCCCATCCCCGACCATCTGCTGAAGCAGGGCGTACGGGACATGGTGCGGATCTCCGACGCCCGGATGAGCGGCACGAGTTACGGCGCCTGCGCCCTGCACGTGGCACCGGAGTCGTACATCGGCGGACCTCTCGCCCTGGTCCGCACCGGTGACTCGATCACCCTGGACGTCGAGGCACGCACGCTCCGACTCAACGTGGACGACGAGGAGTTGGAGCGCCGCCGCGCCGACTGGACCCCACCGCCCACCCGCTACGAACGCGGCTACGGCGCCCTCTACAACGACCAGATCACCCAGGCGGACACCGGCTGCGACTTCGAGTTCCTGGCCAGACCGGGCAAGGTCCCGGACCCGTACGCGGGCTGA
- a CDS encoding dihydrodipicolinate synthase family protein, translated as MSSVTFETQRTALADVVAIPVTPFAEDGTVDQGAHRALLRRLLDGGVTTLTPNGNTGEFYALTPEERRLVTELTMDEVGDRAVILVGVGHDIPTAIASAEHARAAGARMVMVHQPVHPYVSQSGWVDYHRAIAEAVPELGVVPYIRNAQLTGERLVELADDCPNVIGVKYAVPDAARFAAFARDAGLERFVWVAGLAEPYAPSYFSAGATGFTSGLVNVAPAVSLNMIEALRSGDFPAAMKVWEQIRRFEELRAANGSANNVTVVKEALASLGLCHRDVRAPSRQLPETERAEVAAIAAGWSI; from the coding sequence ATGAGCAGCGTGACGTTCGAGACCCAACGGACGGCTCTGGCCGACGTGGTGGCGATCCCGGTGACTCCGTTCGCCGAGGACGGCACCGTCGACCAGGGCGCCCACCGGGCCCTGCTGCGTCGGCTGCTCGACGGAGGCGTCACCACCCTCACCCCCAACGGCAACACCGGCGAGTTCTACGCCCTCACCCCCGAGGAGCGCCGGCTCGTCACCGAGCTGACCATGGACGAGGTCGGCGACCGCGCCGTGATCCTGGTCGGCGTCGGGCACGACATCCCGACCGCGATCGCCTCCGCCGAGCACGCCCGCGCGGCCGGGGCGCGGATGGTGATGGTCCATCAGCCGGTCCACCCCTATGTCTCGCAGAGCGGCTGGGTCGACTACCACCGGGCGATCGCGGAGGCCGTGCCCGAGCTGGGCGTCGTGCCCTACATCCGCAACGCCCAGCTCACCGGGGAGCGGCTCGTGGAACTCGCCGACGACTGCCCGAACGTCATCGGGGTCAAGTACGCCGTCCCGGACGCCGCCCGCTTCGCCGCCTTCGCCCGTGACGCCGGCCTGGAGCGCTTCGTCTGGGTCGCCGGGCTCGCCGAGCCGTACGCGCCCTCCTACTTCTCGGCCGGCGCCACCGGCTTCACCTCGGGGCTGGTGAACGTCGCCCCGGCCGTCTCGCTGAACATGATCGAAGCGCTTCGATCGGGGGACTTCCCGGCAGCCATGAAGGTGTGGGAGCAGATCCGCCGCTTCGAGGAGCTGCGCGCCGCCAACGGCTCCGCCAACAACGTCACCGTCGTCAAGGAGGCCCTCGCCTCCCTCGGCCTCTGCCACCGCGACGTCCGGGCCCCCAGCAGGCAGCTTCCCGAGACCGAACGCGCCGAGGTCGCCGCCATAGCCGCCGGATGGTCGATATGA
- a CDS encoding GntR family transcriptional regulator has protein sequence MTSVPTPIPSRTQFVLEGIKHRILTGQLTPGQALVETELAAQFGVSKTPVREALKTLAGTGLVVMNQYKGVTVRMVDADMAREVYDVRLLLEPEALRRSVRREVPWDAASDALTRADEASDTAERSLANREFHRALYVPCGNPLLGRMLDEVRDQAALVSAVAWAADPSWEREAAEHREILRLALDGDADGAAAALYAHIASFVERAFPEARVEQQAQRSQ, from the coding sequence ATGACCTCTGTGCCCACGCCGATCCCGTCCCGCACGCAGTTCGTGCTGGAGGGGATCAAGCACCGCATCCTCACCGGGCAGTTGACGCCCGGTCAGGCCCTGGTCGAGACCGAGCTGGCCGCGCAGTTCGGCGTGTCCAAGACGCCCGTGCGCGAGGCGCTGAAGACGCTGGCCGGGACCGGGCTGGTCGTGATGAACCAGTACAAGGGTGTCACGGTGCGCATGGTGGACGCGGACATGGCACGGGAGGTCTACGACGTACGGCTGCTCCTGGAGCCGGAGGCGCTGCGCCGCTCGGTGCGGCGCGAGGTCCCGTGGGACGCCGCGAGCGATGCGCTGACCAGGGCCGACGAGGCCTCGGACACCGCCGAACGGTCGCTGGCCAACCGGGAGTTCCACCGCGCGCTGTACGTACCGTGCGGCAACCCGCTGCTCGGCCGGATGCTCGACGAGGTACGCGACCAGGCCGCGCTGGTCTCGGCCGTCGCCTGGGCCGCCGACCCCTCCTGGGAGCGGGAGGCCGCCGAGCACCGGGAGATCCTGCGGCTCGCCCTCGACGGAGACGCGGACGGCGCCGCCGCCGCCCTGTACGCGCACATCGCCTCGTTCGTCGAACGGGCCTTCCCGGAGGCCCGAGTGGAACAGCAGGCCCAGCGGTCCCAGTAA